In Defluviitalea raffinosedens, a genomic segment contains:
- the mutY gene encoding A/G-specific adenine glycosylase, with protein MHELLFHRELIDWYRKVCRALPWRENTDPYRIWLSEIMLQQTQVATVIKYFNRFIETYPDVETLSQANEEDVFKLWEGLGYYSRARNLLRCAKTIVEEYNGTFPKDIKKLKKLPGIGPYTAGAIMSIAYDEPAPAVDGNVMRVLSRYRMLEINISDSKSRHVFEKEVINLMGGSPREFNQALMELGATICTPKQPKCSQCPVKNGCTAFKNGTTEQYPIKLKKVKKKTIKMAIIILEYDEKIMIVKRPNTGLMANLWGFPSTPYTNEFPELTVKQYMKDEFDLDVLIRKIEVGSKHIFTHLIWEMELFKCTLEHAKEAIKPIEFPQIQWIKPEQLKEYAFPTAFKKLFSQI; from the coding sequence ATGCATGAACTTTTATTTCATAGAGAGCTGATAGATTGGTACAGAAAAGTTTGCCGGGCGCTGCCCTGGCGTGAAAATACTGATCCTTACAGAATTTGGCTTTCAGAAATTATGTTACAGCAAACTCAGGTAGCAACAGTAATTAAATATTTTAATCGCTTTATCGAAACCTATCCAGATGTTGAAACGCTCTCTCAAGCAAATGAAGAAGATGTATTTAAACTTTGGGAAGGATTAGGCTATTACTCAAGGGCCAGAAATCTTCTGCGATGTGCCAAAACCATCGTAGAAGAATATAATGGAACATTCCCTAAAGATATAAAAAAACTTAAAAAATTGCCCGGTATCGGTCCTTATACCGCCGGTGCCATTATGAGCATCGCCTATGATGAGCCTGCACCAGCAGTAGATGGAAATGTTATGCGAGTCCTTTCAAGATATCGTATGCTAGAGATCAATATTTCGGATTCTAAAAGCAGACATGTTTTTGAAAAAGAAGTCATAAATCTCATGGGGGGATCTCCCAGAGAGTTTAACCAAGCCCTTATGGAACTGGGAGCAACTATTTGCACGCCCAAACAGCCCAAATGTTCGCAGTGTCCTGTAAAAAACGGGTGTACAGCTTTTAAAAACGGAACAACTGAACAGTATCCAATTAAATTAAAAAAGGTTAAAAAGAAAACCATAAAAATGGCAATCATTATTTTAGAATATGACGAAAAAATTATGATTGTTAAAAGGCCAAACACGGGATTAATGGCTAATCTGTGGGGGTTCCCCTCTACTCCATACACCAATGAATTCCCTGAGCTTACAGTAAAACAATACATGAAAGATGAATTTGATTTAGATGTGTTAATTAGAAAAATAGAAGTAGGTTCTAAGCACATCTTTACGCATTTGATTTGGGAAATGGAACTGTTTAAATGTACTCTGGAACATGCAAAAGAAGCAATAAAACCTATAGAATTTCCTCAAATACAATGGATCAAACCGGAACAACTTAAGGAATATGCCTTTCCCACTGCATTTAAAAAATTATTTTCTCAGATATAA
- a CDS encoding LacI family DNA-binding transcriptional regulator: protein MVTIKELAKMIGVSPTTVSNVIRGKTQEVSQQTIEKVQKVLKEVNYIPNMTAINLAKNSSNVIGYVMNAKGIIQDNAVKDFFTGELIGALEMEIRKAGYYMMIYISDDVEEIIKFVSSWNVDGLIALGFTDDNAQKLREVYKKPLVFIDGHFYDDGNEYTNVGLEDYKGAYEITQYLIECGHRRMGFFANNYIGINHERYRGFKDAIKNAGLPEEAGEQFFIEKSEKGIKRCLDELMIRISDFSALFFISDNFAVVAMDYLMENGIRIPEDISVVGFDDAAVASLVRPKLTTVHQNPTQKGRVAFEKLMKLINNPDEKAENIILPISLCIRQSVKNINSRAI from the coding sequence TTGGTTACTATAAAAGAATTAGCGAAAATGATTGGAGTAAGTCCAACAACCGTTTCTAATGTTATTCGGGGAAAAACACAGGAGGTTTCTCAGCAGACTATAGAAAAGGTTCAGAAAGTATTAAAAGAGGTAAACTATATTCCAAATATGACGGCAATCAATTTAGCAAAAAACAGTTCCAATGTGATCGGTTATGTTATGAATGCAAAAGGGATTATTCAGGATAATGCGGTAAAAGACTTTTTTACCGGGGAATTAATTGGTGCATTAGAAATGGAAATCAGAAAAGCTGGATACTATATGATGATTTACATTTCAGACGATGTTGAAGAAATTATTAAATTCGTATCCTCGTGGAATGTGGACGGTTTGATTGCCTTAGGTTTTACGGATGACAATGCACAGAAATTAAGGGAAGTATATAAGAAACCTCTTGTGTTTATTGATGGACATTTTTATGATGATGGAAATGAGTATACAAATGTAGGCCTGGAAGATTATAAAGGGGCTTATGAAATAACCCAATATCTTATTGAATGTGGGCATAGGCGAATGGGTTTTTTTGCCAACAATTACATTGGCATCAACCATGAGCGATACCGTGGATTTAAAGATGCTATTAAAAATGCAGGATTGCCGGAAGAAGCAGGAGAGCAATTTTTCATTGAAAAAAGCGAGAAAGGCATTAAGCGATGTTTGGATGAGTTAATGATACGAATTTCAGATTTCAGTGCGTTATTTTTCATTTCGGACAATTTTGCTGTAGTAGCGATGGATTATTTAATGGAGAATGGCATTCGAATTCCTGAGGATATATCTGTAGTAGGGTTTGACGATGCTGCAGTAGCTTCCCTTGTTCGTCCTAAGTTGACTACAGTTCACCAGAATCCTACTCAAAAGGGCCGAGTAGCTTTTGAAAAGCTTATGAAATTAATTAATAATCCTGATGAGAAAGCAGAAAACATCATTTTACCTATCTCCCTCTGCATAAGACAATCTGTTAAAAATATTAACTCTCGTGCAATATAG
- a CDS encoding ABC transporter substrate-binding protein, which translates to MKLKKFVSALLITAMTGALLVGCGSNNSTNTNTGTDSGTTTENKTTENTSKGNVSIRLLNGKIEIDAPLKAYAEAYKQKTGVEVVIESLGGGADIAATLKGYLAAGNMPDMFVIGGEGDYNVWKDYMEDLSNESWVSDTDVAYVSPEGKVVGFPYAVEGYGLTYNKDLLDKAGIDPATLTNINAYKAAFEKLDSMKDELGITAVVSMAAEAGQMWWSVANHNFGSYLATGVENGDSKYIDMLKKGEIDRDRMTQYAKFLKLLFDYSDKNTLISGTYDDQLALWAQGKTVFIHQGNWIDPSLPSYNVTFGMGIAPSAFMEQDTDGILADAPSWWAVYNGGKNIQACKDFLTSLATTEEGAKCLVQDCGMISPFKSTTVQPTAPLATDLMKWVQAGKTYPWHWAKMPDGFAMNNLGPVFESFAKGDVDIEGFVDLMANAIATLKQ; encoded by the coding sequence ATGAAACTCAAAAAATTTGTTTCGGCATTGTTGATTACAGCAATGACGGGAGCACTTTTAGTAGGCTGTGGAAGCAATAATTCCACTAACACTAACACAGGTACTGACTCTGGAACGACTACAGAAAATAAGACGACAGAAAATACTTCTAAGGGAAACGTTAGCATCAGATTATTAAACGGTAAAATTGAAATTGATGCGCCTTTAAAAGCGTATGCAGAAGCCTACAAGCAAAAAACTGGCGTTGAAGTAGTGATTGAATCCCTTGGTGGTGGTGCTGATATCGCTGCAACACTTAAAGGTTATCTTGCAGCAGGCAACATGCCAGATATGTTTGTAATTGGTGGAGAAGGCGATTACAATGTTTGGAAAGATTACATGGAAGATTTAAGCAATGAATCATGGGTAAGTGACACGGATGTTGCATATGTTTCTCCAGAAGGAAAAGTTGTTGGTTTCCCATATGCTGTTGAAGGTTATGGTCTTACATATAATAAAGATTTATTAGACAAAGCGGGAATTGATCCAGCAACATTAACAAATATCAATGCATATAAAGCAGCATTTGAAAAATTGGACAGCATGAAAGATGAATTGGGTATAACAGCTGTAGTATCTATGGCGGCTGAAGCTGGACAAATGTGGTGGTCTGTAGCGAACCACAACTTTGGATCTTATCTTGCAACTGGTGTTGAAAATGGAGATTCCAAATACATTGACATGTTGAAAAAAGGTGAAATTGACAGAGACCGTATGACTCAATACGCTAAATTCCTAAAATTACTCTTTGATTATTCAGACAAGAATACCTTGATCAGTGGTACTTATGATGACCAATTGGCATTATGGGCACAAGGAAAGACAGTATTTATTCATCAAGGTAACTGGATTGATCCATCTCTTCCAAGCTATAATGTAACATTTGGAATGGGAATAGCTCCATCAGCATTTATGGAACAAGATACAGACGGAATTCTTGCAGATGCTCCTTCTTGGTGGGCAGTATACAATGGAGGAAAAAATATTCAAGCATGTAAAGATTTCTTAACTAGTCTTGCAACTACAGAAGAAGGTGCTAAATGTCTTGTACAAGATTGTGGTATGATTTCTCCATTCAAATCTACTACAGTGCAACCAACAGCACCTCTTGCAACAGACTTAATGAAATGGGTTCAAGCTGGAAAAACTTATCCATGGCACTGGGCTAAGATGCCAGATGGATTTGCAA